In the genome of Mytilus edulis chromosome 3, xbMytEdul2.2, whole genome shotgun sequence, one region contains:
- the LOC139517041 gene encoding uncharacterized protein, whose translation MLKLILLSVCVAMACAFYDKGYGGYGPGFGGHGGYTKIIYDGYDGYGKGYGYDGYGKGYGGGINYGYGKGYGGFGGYGGYGNGGFGGYGGYGKGYGGYGGHGGYGKGYGGYGNGGYDGGYGYGNSIGYGSGFVSGKGKIGGGY comes from the coding sequence ATGCTGAAACTTATCCTGTTGAGTGTGTGTGTCGCAATGGCCTGTGCATTCTATGACAAAGGTTATGGTGGATACGGACCAGGATTTGGGGGTCACGGAGGTTACACTAAAATCATTTATGATGGATATGACGGATACGGTAAAGGATATGGATATGACGGGTACGGTAAAGGATACGGAGGAGGAATAAATTATGGATACGGTAAAGGATATGGTGGTTTCGGCGGATACGGTGGATACGGAAATGGAGGATTTGGTGGTTATGGCGGATACGGAAAAGGATATGGAGGATACGGAGGTCATGGTGGATATGGAAAAGGATATGGAGGATATGGAAACGGTGGATACGATGGTGGATATGGATATGGAAACAGTATCGGATACGGAAGTGGATTTGTGTCAGGGAAAGGGAAAATAG